Proteins encoded in a region of the Helicobacter colisuis genome:
- a CDS encoding nitroreductase family protein — MQKEAFNKIINQRYSCREFKENLLKREDLEYILEAGRLSPSSLGLEPWKFLVVQDSNKKEEISKIANYQGHVKKCGAIIIILARLDFEEYFIPKLQARGMKEEELQKRINLYKPFIESMNEDEKLHYAKEQTYLALGNLANAACAIGLGSCIVGGFDSKALDCYLKLDTTKERSSIMLIVGEYENKAISQKARFSKEEVITFLD; from the coding sequence ATGCAAAAAGAAGCTTTTAATAAAATTATAAATCAGAGATACTCTTGCAGAGAATTCAAAGAAAATCTTTTAAAGAGAGAAGATTTAGAGTATATCTTGGAAGCTGGGAGATTATCACCGAGTTCTTTGGGATTAGAGCCTTGGAAGTTTTTGGTGGTGCAGGATTCTAATAAAAAAGAGGAAATTTCAAAGATAGCTAATTATCAAGGACATGTTAAAAAATGTGGAGCTATTATAATTATTTTAGCTAGATTAGATTTTGAAGAATATTTTATTCCTAAACTTCAAGCAAGAGGAATGAAAGAAGAAGAACTACAAAAGCGTATCAATCTCTATAAGCCTTTTATTGAAAGCATGAATGAAGATGAAAAATTGCATTATGCTAAAGAGCAAACTTATTTGGCTTTGGGGAATCTTGCTAATGCTGCTTGTGCTATTGGGCTTGGATCGTGTATTGTTGGTGGATTTGATTCTAAGGCTTTGGATTGTTATTTAAAGCTAGATACCACAAAAGAACGAAGTTCTATTATGTTGATCGTGGGAGAATATGAAAATAAAGCAATTTCACAAAAAGCGCGTTTTAGCAAAGAAGAGGTGATTACTTTTCTTGATTAG